Proteins from a single region of Oryza brachyantha chromosome 6, ObraRS2, whole genome shotgun sequence:
- the LOC102713553 gene encoding uncharacterized exonuclease domain-containing protein At3g15140 produces the protein MKQKKPYLLAEHPLLHSEVEARHTWSQVATASPGSMALARVSPTASSRSLLCPFSPSVLRPRISPHHQRGFPVAASLSQASPLPSADGDGAVMEATSRRPWRPTCLYFTQGKCTMLNDTMHLDKFNHNLSMDLPVNYSAADKVKPQKFDYFLILDLEGKVEILEFPVVMIDAQTREFVDSFHRFVHPSVMSEQRIREYIEGKYGKFGVDRVWHDTAIPFKEVLQDFEDWIGDHKLWKKEQGGALNSAAFVTCGNWDLKTKVPEQCRVSKIKPPPYFLEWINLKDVYLNFYNSRATGMMTMMRELQMPIVGSHHLGIDDAKNIARVVQHMLADGAVMQITAKRQTPIGEVKFLFKNRIR, from the exons ATGAAGCAAAAAAAACCATATCTACTCGCAGAACATCCTCTGCTTCATAGCGAGGTGGAGGCGAGGCATACATGGTCGCAGGTCGCAACGGCAAGCCCTGGATCGATGGCGCTCGCTAGGGTTTCTCCCACCGCGTCCTCCCGTTCCTTGCTATGCCCCTTCTCCCCCTCCGTCCTGCGCCCTCGCATCTCCCCCCACCACCAGCGAGgcttccccgtcgccgcctccttaTCTCAGgcctctcctcttccttcGGCGGATGGGGATGGGGCGGTGATGGAGGCGACCTCCAGGCGCCCGTGGAGGCCCACGTGCCTGTACTTCACCCAGGGGAAATGCACCATG ttGAATGATACTATGCATCTCGACAAATTCAATCACAATCTATCAATGGACCTTCCAGTGAATTATTCAGCTGCAGATAAAGTAAAGCCTCagaaatttgattattttttgatcCTTGATTTGGAAGGTAAGGTTGAAATTCTTGAATTCCCAGTTGTAATGATCGATGCCCAAACCAGGGAGTTCGTCGATTCATTTCACAG GTTTGTACACCCCAGTGTGATGAGTGAGCAAAGAATAAGAGAATATATTGAAGGAAAATATggaaaatttggagttgaccG TGTATGGCATGACACTGCTATACCTTTCAAGGAAGTACTTCAAGACTTTGAAGACTGGATTGGAGATCACAAGTTGTGGAAAAAGGAGCAAGGAGGAGCACTCAACAGTGCAGCATTTGTTACTTG TGGGAATTGGGATCTGAAGACAAAGGTACCTGAACAGTGCAGAGTTTCAAAAATCAAGCCACCTCCTTACTTTCTGGAGTGGATCAATTTGAAGGATGTCTATCTCAACTTCTATAACAGCAGG GCAACTGGAATGATGACAATGATGAGGGAGCTTCAGATGCCAATCGTTGGAAGCCATCATCTTGGTATAGATGatgcaaaaaatatagcaagGGTTGTTCAGCATATGCTAGCCGATGGGGCTGTAATGCAAATTACTGCAAAGAGGCAAACGCCTATCGGCGAAGTGAAATTTCTTTTCAAGAATCGGATCAGGTAA